The DNA sequence TCCGCCCTCCATCCGCACGAATGGCCGCGCCGCGTGCAGGCGCTGCGGCGGATCCAACGCACCAGCGCGGGGAAGATCATCCGCGAGTGATCCGGATCAGCGGAGGTTGTTCAACGCTTCCTTGTCCAGCGGCTCCTCATCGTCATCGTCCAGCGGCTTGGCACCCGTATAGGTCCGCCACTTCTCCAGGACCGCCCGCATATCCGGGGGGAGCCCGCTTTCAAAGTGCATGCGCTGGCCGCTGGCGGGATGATCGATACTGAGCGTACGTGCATGCAGCGCCTGGCGCGGCAGCAGGCGGAAGCAGTTCTCCACGAACTGGCGGTACCTGGTGAAGGTGGTGCCCTTCAGGATGCGGTCCCCACCATAGGCCGCGTCATTGAAAAGCGGATGTCCCGTCCACTGCATGTGAACGCGGATCTGGTGGGTGCGGCCGGTCTCCAACTTGCATTCCACCAGTGTCACATAGCGGAAGCGTTCCACCACCCGCCATCGCGTCACCGCCGTTTTGCCTTGGTCGCCTTCGGGATAGACGAACATCACCGTGCGGTCCTTCTGGCTGCGGCCGATATTCCCCTCGATCACGCCCTCATCCTCGGCGAAGTCGCCCCAGACCAACGCCAGGTAGCGCCGGTCACTGGTGCGCTGGAAGAACTGGCGCGCCAGATGCGTGAGCGCCTCCTCGGTCTTGCCCACCACCATCACACCACTGGTGTCCTTGTCCAGGCGGTGCACAAGCCCAGGCCTGGGGATCTCCGCGCCAGGCACAGCAGGCAGCTTGCCGAAGTGGAAGAGCAGCGCGTTCACCAGGGTGCCGGTCCAATTGCCATGGCCCGGATGCACCACCAGGCCGGCGGGCTTGTCCAACACGATCAGGTGCTCGTCCTCGAACAGGATGTCCAGCGGGATATCCTCCGGCAGCAGCTCCACTTCGCGCTGCGGGTAGGGCAATACGATGCTGATCTCGTCCCCGGGCTTCACCTTCAAGCTGGGCTTGGCGGCCTTGCCGTTCACCAGCA is a window from the Flavobacteriales bacterium genome containing:
- a CDS encoding RluA family pseudouridine synthase: MAEDAIDIAQDEQELYEHHRIVCDPKQSLIRLDKFLFDRLPNTSRNRIQTAAKAGNVLVNGKAAKPSLKVKPGDEISIVLPYPQREVELLPEDIPLDILFEDEHLIVLDKPAGLVVHPGHGNWTGTLVNALLFHFGKLPAVPGAEIPRPGLVHRLDKDTSGVMVVGKTEEALTHLARQFFQRTSDRRYLALVWGDFAEDEGVIEGNIGRSQKDRTVMFVYPEGDQGKTAVTRWRVVERFRYVTLVECKLETGRTHQIRVHMQWTGHPLFNDAAYGGDRILKGTTFTRYRQFVENCFRLLPRQALHARTLSIDHPASGQRMHFESGLPPDMRAVLEKWRTYTGAKPLDDDDEEPLDKEALNNLR